In Streptomyces ambofaciens ATCC 23877, a single genomic region encodes these proteins:
- a CDS encoding MarR family winged helix-turn-helix transcriptional regulator has translation MAAVDLTTHPGHLARRLQQAHYLLWNTMVSEEITSPQFAVLNALVAEPGLDQRTAGERVGLDRSTIAEVISRLGRRGLLDKVRDPQDGRRFLLRPTDEGLRAHRKLAVRTARMNQVFLAPLAAEEQAVFFDLIRRVADAAEGLRNPAEPAVTPG, from the coding sequence ATGGCAGCGGTCGACCTGACCACCCATCCCGGGCACCTGGCCCGGCGGCTGCAGCAGGCGCACTACCTGCTGTGGAACACGATGGTCTCGGAGGAGATCACCTCGCCGCAGTTCGCCGTCCTCAACGCGCTGGTCGCCGAGCCGGGCCTGGACCAGCGCACGGCGGGGGAGCGGGTGGGCCTGGACCGCTCCACCATCGCCGAGGTGATCAGCCGGCTGGGCCGCCGCGGGCTGCTGGACAAGGTCCGCGACCCGCAGGACGGCCGCCGCTTCCTGCTGCGCCCGACCGACGAGGGTCTGCGCGCCCACCGCAAGCTGGCCGTGCGCACGGCCAGGATGAACCAGGTCTTCCTGGCTCCGCTCGCCGCCGAGGAGCAGGCCGTCTTCTTCGACCTCATCCGCCGGGTGGCGGACGCCGCCGAAGGCCTCCGCAACCCGGCCGAACCCGCGGTGACCCCGGGCTGA